A section of the Campylobacter lanienae NCTC 13004 genome encodes:
- a CDS encoding F0F1 ATP synthase subunit A produces the protein MKDLFLFSNLIINDHSFTYLFHIILVAIIVLIVAKMATSSMQLVPRGTQNLLEAYLEGIVSMGRDVMGSDELARKYLPLVATIGLIVLTSNVIGIIPGFEAPSSSLNLTLCLALCVFLYYNFEGIRTQGVIKYFAHFMGPNKFLAPLMFPIEIVSHLSRIVSLSFRLFGNIKGDDLFLMVVLSLAPWVAPLPAFALLTFMALLQTFIFMILTYVYLAGAVVVSEEH, from the coding sequence ATGAAAGATCTCTTTCTTTTTTCAAATTTGATCATCAATGATCATAGTTTTACATATCTTTTTCATATCATTTTGGTTGCGATTATCGTTTTGATCGTTGCTAAGATGGCTACTAGCTCAATGCAGCTTGTGCCTCGTGGTACTCAAAATCTGCTTGAAGCATATTTAGAAGGCATTGTATCTATGGGGCGTGATGTAATGGGTAGCGATGAGCTAGCTAGAAAGTATCTACCACTTGTAGCTACAATTGGCTTAATAGTTTTAACAAGCAATGTTATAGGTATTATACCAGGCTTTGAAGCTCCAAGTTCAAGCTTGAATTTAACTCTTTGCTTGGCTCTTTGTGTATTTTTATACTATAATTTCGAAGGTATAAGAACTCAAGGTGTGATTAAATATTTTGCTCACTTTATGGGGCCAAACAAATTTCTAGCTCCATTAATGTTTCCTATAGAGATTGTATCTCATCTATCTCGTATTGTTTCACTATCATTTAGGCTTTTTGGAAATATTAAAGGTGATGATCTATTTTTGATGGTTGTTTTAAGTCTTGCGCCATGGGTGGCTCCGCTTCCAGCTTTTGCTTTGCTTACATTTATGGCTTTATTACAGACATTTATCTTTATGATTTTGACATATGTCTATTTAGCTGGTGCTGTAGTAGTCTCTGAAGAGCACTGA
- a CDS encoding potassium/proton antiporter → MDNSLIIFGGLFLLSVIFSKISDKYGVPALLMFLSIGMLAGSDGLIGLEFDNAKIAENVGTIALIYILFSGGFNTNYKSIKPIFKSGIILATIGVAISAVITGIFAYYIMNFSILESLLFGAIISSTDAAAVFSIMRSIKLKNNLTSLLEFESGSNDPMAIFLTITLLGLLTATTIIDPYEMTIKLLLEFIIGGAMGYLFGIIIPSLINRIKLGSWGLYPVLLIALIAMLFGLSEKIGGNGYIAVYVAGIIANKKEFLYKKNLTGFFDGIAWMMQIFIFLTLGLLVFPSELPNVAMISILLSLVVMFISRPISVFISTMFSKYNFKERCFISWVGLRGVVPIILATYPLSAELENGQLIFNIIFFMVLISVLTQGTTLNKSAKLFGVIEPPKSTISNLPSSPISYSDIKQYRIGESSKVIGKNLTELGLPDDFLIILAKRDGELIKVSGSFEFMPNDILLILCNSELRYQKIIRIYEL, encoded by the coding sequence ATGGATAATTCATTGATAATTTTTGGGGGTTTATTTCTGCTTAGTGTGATATTTAGCAAGATATCTGATAAGTATGGAGTTCCGGCTTTGCTTATGTTTTTAAGCATTGGGATGCTAGCTGGTAGCGATGGGCTTATAGGACTTGAGTTTGATAATGCTAAAATAGCTGAAAATGTGGGAACTATAGCGCTTATTTATATACTATTTTCTGGTGGATTTAATACAAATTATAAATCAATCAAGCCAATTTTTAAAAGCGGTATAATCCTAGCAACGATTGGAGTGGCGATTTCAGCTGTTATTACAGGAATATTTGCTTATTATATAATGAATTTTTCTATTTTAGAATCCTTGCTATTTGGGGCTATTATCAGCTCTACTGATGCTGCGGCGGTATTTTCTATAATGCGATCAATAAAGCTTAAAAATAATCTTACTTCTTTGCTTGAATTTGAGAGCGGAAGTAATGATCCGATGGCGATTTTCTTGACAATTACCTTGCTTGGATTGCTCACAGCTACAACGATTATTGATCCATACGAAATGACAATTAAGCTTTTGCTTGAATTTATCATTGGTGGAGCGATGGGGTATCTATTTGGTATCATCATCCCAAGCCTTATAAATAGAATAAAGCTTGGGTCTTGGGGCTTATATCCAGTGCTTTTAATAGCTTTGATTGCTATGCTTTTTGGTCTTTCAGAAAAGATCGGTGGAAATGGCTATATAGCAGTATATGTAGCAGGAATCATCGCTAATAAAAAGGAGTTTTTGTATAAAAAGAATTTAACCGGCTTTTTTGATGGGATTGCTTGGATGATGCAGATATTTATATTTCTTACTCTTGGTCTTTTGGTATTTCCTAGTGAGTTGCCAAATGTAGCTATGATAAGTATCTTGCTCTCTTTAGTAGTTATGTTTATATCTAGGCCTATTAGCGTATTTATCTCTACAATGTTTTCTAAATATAATTTTAAAGAGAGGTGCTTTATATCGTGGGTTGGGCTTAGGGGAGTTGTGCCTATTATTTTAGCGACTTATCCGCTCTCAGCAGAGTTAGAAAATGGTCAATTGATATTTAATATTATATTTTTTATGGTGTTGATATCAGTTTTAACTCAAGGCACTACGCTAAATAAAAGCGCTAAGCTATTTGGCGTGATAGAACCACCTAAATCAACTATATCAAATTTACCTAGTAGCCCCATCTCATACTCAGATATCAAGCAGTATAGAATCGGTGAATCATCTAAGGTAATTGGTAAGAACTTAACCGAACTTGGATTGCCTGATGATTTTTTGATTATTCTAGCAAAGCGCGATGGGGAGTTAATCAAAGTTAGCGGGTCGTTTGAATTTATGCCAAATGATATATTATTAATTTTGTGTAATAGTGAATTAAGATACCAAAAAATTATTAGAATTTATGAATTATAG
- a CDS encoding response regulator transcription factor: protein MIKILMIEDDFELAEILSEYLEQFDIEVKICDDPYLGLSTLNTSKFDLVILDLTLPGIDGLEVCKEIRTKHTIPIIISSARHDISDKINAFEFGADDYLPKPYNPQELLARIKSHLRRQSINIQELSPTQKDLVCDDFRHIITLKGEPLQLTVAEYDILRYLIKKEGGAISREELIYNCNSINEDSTNKSIDVIIGRIRTKIGENPKEPKYIHAIRGVGYKLEQ, encoded by the coding sequence ATGATAAAAATTCTAATGATTGAAGATGATTTTGAGCTTGCTGAGATTTTGAGTGAGTACTTAGAGCAGTTTGATATAGAAGTTAAGATATGTGATGATCCATATTTAGGGCTTTCTACTCTTAATACTAGCAAATTTGATCTAGTGATTTTAGATCTTACTCTACCTGGGATTGATGGTTTAGAAGTGTGTAAAGAGATACGCACCAAACACACAATCCCAATCATAATATCTAGCGCTAGGCACGATATCAGCGATAAGATTAACGCATTTGAATTTGGTGCTGATGACTACTTGCCAAAACCATATAATCCCCAAGAGCTTTTAGCTCGTATTAAGAGCCATTTACGCCGCCAAAGCATTAATATACAAGAGCTTTCACCAACGCAAAAAGATCTAGTTTGTGATGATTTTCGCCATATCATAACGCTAAAAGGTGAGCCACTTCAACTAACAGTAGCTGAGTATGATATACTAAGATATCTAATCAAAAAAGAAGGTGGTGCTATAAGTCGTGAAGAGCTAATTTATAATTGCAACTCAATCAATGAAGATAGCACAAACAAAAGCATCGATGTCATAATCGGACGCATTAGAACCAAAATCGGTGAAAATCCCAAAGAGCCAAAATATATACACGCTATTAGGGGCGTAGGCTATAAATTAGAGCAGTAA
- a CDS encoding TSUP family transporter, protein MELEIWVFALLFCVAFFSGFVDAIAGGGGLITIPALISVGIPEHIALATNKLQATFGSFTAAANFTHKKMVDFHSLWRGIIWTFIGAVLGTWAILLIDASVIKYLIPIFLIAILIYTIFSPKLGESDSQKRINESLFYAIFGLVIGFYDGFMGPGTGSFWMFAFVSLLGLNLKSAVANTKILNFVSNIVSLFVFIAGGQILWMLGIIMGFGQMIGAYFGSHMVIKKEIKFIKTIFLIVVSLTIIKLLYDLFLK, encoded by the coding sequence ATGGAGTTAGAAATTTGGGTTTTTGCCCTGCTATTTTGTGTGGCGTTTTTTAGTGGTTTTGTAGATGCTATTGCTGGTGGTGGCGGACTTATTACTATTCCAGCGCTTATTTCAGTTGGAATTCCAGAGCACATAGCCTTAGCAACTAATAAATTACAAGCTACATTTGGTAGCTTTACAGCCGCAGCTAACTTCACGCATAAAAAAATGGTGGATTTTCACTCTTTGTGGCGTGGGATTATATGGACTTTTATTGGAGCGGTGCTTGGTACTTGGGCGATTCTTTTGATTGATGCTAGTGTAATAAAGTATCTAATACCGATCTTTTTAATAGCAATTTTGATATATACGATTTTTAGCCCAAAACTTGGCGAATCAGATAGCCAAAAGAGAATTAATGAGTCTTTATTTTATGCTATTTTTGGTTTGGTGATCGGATTTTATGATGGATTTATGGGGCCTGGGACTGGGTCATTTTGGATGTTTGCTTTTGTGAGTTTATTGGGATTAAATTTAAAAAGCGCTGTGGCTAATACAAAAATTTTAAATTTCGTATCAAATATCGTATCTTTATTTGTCTTTATCGCTGGTGGGCAGATATTATGGATGCTAGGTATAATTATGGGATTTGGGCAGATGATAGGGGCGTATTTTGGCTCACACATGGTTATAAAAAAAGAGATTAAATTTATTAAAACAATATTTTTAATCGTTGTTAGTTTAACAATTATTAAGTTACTTTATGATCTATTTTTAAAGTAA
- a CDS encoding Do family serine endopeptidase: protein MKKISIISLLAATAIFGASVEFRDANSNFNRINPSIDQNSILSYNSSIQIAKQAVVNISTTRTTKTKNHLNSLMNDPFFQEFFGFGFNIPEQRSQKSSSLGSGVIITSNGYIVTNYHVIEDSDEIIVSMLDNSKEYKAKVVGSDPKTDLAIIKIEATNLTPAYFADSSKLLEGDVVFAIGNPFGVGGSITSGIISGLNKDNIGLNQYEDFIQTDASINPGNSGGALIDSRGALVGINSAILSRSGGNNGIGFAIPSNMVKTIAQKLISDGKITRGYIGVMIANLTTDQKEIYKNKEGALITNVEKDYPASKAGLQRGDLIIKVDNKPIKSANDLKNIIGAYSPNTKISVEYERAGKIYSTKLQLTTTDDVQVAAKNFSIDGLSVQNLSDDIRYKYKIPQDIKGVLITDVKDGSNAANTGFETGDIIIQVNEKIISNINEFSKELQASKASNRKPIIWINRAGILMGLVLK, encoded by the coding sequence ATGAAAAAAATATCAATAATCTCGCTATTAGCAGCTACGGCTATTTTTGGCGCTAGCGTAGAGTTTCGTGACGCAAATTCAAATTTCAATCGCATAAATCCATCTATAGATCAAAACTCAATTTTATCATACAATAGCTCAATCCAAATAGCCAAACAAGCTGTGGTAAATATATCCACAACTAGAACAACCAAAACAAAAAATCATTTAAATAGCTTGATGAATGATCCATTTTTTCAAGAATTTTTTGGTTTTGGCTTTAATATCCCAGAGCAAAGAAGCCAAAAAAGCTCATCTTTAGGCTCGGGGGTGATTATAACTAGCAATGGATATATAGTTACTAATTATCATGTTATAGAAGATAGCGATGAGATCATAGTCTCAATGCTTGATAACTCTAAAGAGTATAAAGCCAAAGTAGTTGGCTCAGACCCCAAAACAGATCTAGCCATTATCAAAATCGAAGCGACAAATTTAACTCCCGCATATTTTGCTGATAGCTCCAAATTGCTTGAAGGCGATGTGGTATTTGCTATTGGAAATCCATTTGGTGTAGGTGGCAGCATTACAAGTGGGATAATTAGCGGATTAAATAAAGATAATATCGGATTAAATCAATATGAGGATTTTATCCAAACAGACGCAAGCATAAACCCAGGCAATAGCGGTGGGGCCTTGATCGATAGTCGTGGTGCCTTAGTAGGGATAAATTCAGCTATTTTAAGTAGAAGTGGTGGTAACAACGGAATAGGCTTTGCGATCCCATCTAATATGGTAAAAACAATAGCCCAAAAGCTAATTAGCGATGGCAAGATAACTCGTGGATATATCGGTGTGATGATTGCGAATTTAACTACAGATCAAAAAGAAATCTATAAAAACAAAGAAGGCGCCCTAATTACAAATGTAGAAAAGGATTATCCAGCTAGCAAGGCAGGATTACAAAGGGGAGATTTGATTATAAAAGTAGATAATAAACCGATCAAAAGCGCAAATGACCTAAAAAACATAATCGGCGCTTACTCGCCAAATACCAAAATTAGCGTAGAATATGAAAGAGCAGGCAAAATTTACTCTACTAAACTCCAGCTAACTACAACCGATGATGTCCAAGTGGCAGCTAAGAATTTTAGCATTGATGGATTAAGCGTTCAAAACCTAAGCGATGATATAAGATATAAATACAAAATTCCACAAGATATAAAAGGGGTATTAATAACAGATGTCAAAGATGGCTCAAATGCCGCAAATACCGGCTTTGAAACTGGCGATATAATTATCCAAGTAAATGAGAAAATTATAAGCAATATTAATGAATTTAGCAAAGAGCTTCAAGCCTCTAAAGCTTCAAATAGAAAACCGATAATATGGATAAATAGAGCTGGAATTCTAATGGGACTTGTATTGAAATAA
- a CDS encoding thiamine phosphate synthase, translated as MIKYAISDPKFYSNLDYAFNHFFRLKTADMILFRDKISHNYDDLAAKFIKFRFKNIKFLAQNDINLVCKLGFDGIHFSSDSIHLLKDTPKNLIKIASTHNIQEIELANQYGADFITFSPVFSTPNKGEPKGLELLEEVVKISTSKVIALGGIVSKEQIDSVMRCGVAGFASIRYFVLDKWCD; from the coding sequence GTGATAAAATATGCGATAAGTGATCCTAAATTTTACTCAAATTTAGATTATGCTTTTAATCATTTTTTTAGATTAAAAACGGCTGATATGATACTATTTAGAGATAAAATTTCTCATAATTATGATGATTTGGCTGCTAAATTTATCAAATTCAGATTCAAAAATATTAAATTCTTAGCTCAAAATGATATAAATTTGGTTTGTAAGCTTGGTTTTGATGGGATACATTTTAGCTCAGATTCAATCCATCTTTTAAAAGATACCCCAAAAAATTTAATCAAAATTGCTAGTACTCATAATATTCAAGAGATAGAATTAGCCAATCAATATGGCGCTGATTTTATCACATTTAGTCCGGTTTTTTCTACGCCAAATAAGGGCGAGCCAAAGGGGTTAGAGCTATTAGAAGAGGTGGTGAAAATCTCTACTTCTAAAGTGATTGCTTTAGGTGGCATAGTGAGTAAAGAGCAAATAGATAGTGTTATGAGATGTGGGGTTGCTGGATTTGCTTCTATTCGTTATTTTGTTTTGGATAAATGGTGTGATTAA
- a CDS encoding cation:proton antiporter, with the protein MENFVYIFVIGAGAVILFNLLFRKYDIPTIIGYIATGVFISLIFGLKGNSNLNFIAEFGIVFLMFTIGLEFSIKHLMSMKKYVFVYGSIQMILTGFIFSLSSFYIFGLDMQIAIIIGFALSLSSTAIVLKILNDTGHVSKKYGRKALGILLFQDIAVIPLLLMIDIFDTKDISVSSLIFTSIISALILIVLLYFIGKYILSRVLNAVVQENSKELFITTILFTVIGASFLAHYFGFSYSLGAFIAGMLIAETPYKHQIEIDLIPFRDLLLGLFFITVGMQIDFVVIATNIFIIIPALICVLFIKTMVVYLFLVLLAGKKVAIKTALSLSQVGEFALAIFTLLSVKNMVDDRILQILTAVVVISMVLTPFILKNVVKIADKMEDQDSIDITQDHHYEIDELNTKDIAEHKNHFVVCGYGRLGREIIRQLKAKGCSYVALENDLNLVERGKNNSDNVYYGDAAQKSTLEKVYIKNCIAAIIAVSNEQKSELIANSIKNLGYDVNTVIRFADTIEKGLYTDFGDHFYLVKEREAVAKEIINKALECKNQG; encoded by the coding sequence ATGGAGAATTTTGTATATATTTTTGTTATTGGTGCTGGTGCTGTAATTTTATTTAATCTTCTATTTCGTAAATATGATATTCCAACTATCATAGGATATATCGCTACTGGGGTATTTATCTCATTGATTTTTGGGCTAAAAGGAAATAGTAATTTAAATTTTATAGCTGAATTTGGAATTGTATTTTTGATGTTTACTATCGGTCTTGAGTTTAGTATTAAGCATCTAATGTCTATGAAAAAATATGTATTTGTATATGGGTCTATACAGATGATTCTTACTGGATTTATATTTAGTTTATCATCATTTTACATATTTGGTTTAGATATGCAAATAGCGATTATTATAGGCTTTGCTCTTTCGCTTAGCTCTACAGCCATTGTCTTAAAAATATTAAATGATACAGGCCATGTATCTAAAAAATATGGGCGAAAAGCTCTTGGAATTTTGCTATTTCAAGATATTGCTGTGATACCATTGCTTTTGATGATAGATATATTTGATACTAAGGATATATCTGTAAGCTCACTGATTTTCACATCTATTATAAGTGCTTTAATTTTGATTGTACTTTTATATTTTATAGGAAAGTATATTTTAAGCCGTGTTTTAAATGCAGTTGTTCAAGAGAATTCAAAAGAGCTATTTATCACAACTATCTTATTTACCGTAATCGGTGCTAGCTTTTTGGCTCACTATTTTGGATTTAGCTACTCATTGGGTGCATTTATAGCTGGTATGCTAATTGCCGAAACTCCATATAAACATCAAATTGAAATAGACTTGATACCATTTAGAGATCTATTGCTTGGGTTGTTTTTTATCACGGTTGGGATGCAAATAGATTTTGTAGTTATAGCTACAAATATCTTTATCATCATTCCTGCGTTAATCTGTGTTTTGTTTATAAAAACTATGGTTGTGTATCTATTTTTGGTATTATTAGCCGGTAAAAAAGTAGCTATCAAAACTGCTCTTAGCCTATCTCAAGTTGGTGAGTTTGCTCTAGCGATATTTACACTTTTATCAGTCAAAAATATGGTAGATGATAGAATACTTCAAATTCTAACTGCTGTAGTAGTCATCTCAATGGTTCTAACTCCATTTATCTTAAAAAATGTTGTTAAAATTGCTGATAAAATGGAAGATCAAGATAGCATAGATATTACTCAAGATCATCACTACGAAATAGATGAGCTTAACACAAAAGATATCGCAGAGCATAAAAATCATTTTGTAGTATGCGGATATGGTAGGCTAGGCCGTGAGATAATAAGACAGCTAAAGGCTAAGGGTTGCTCTTATGTGGCGCTTGAAAATGATCTAAATTTAGTAGAGCGAGGTAAAAACAATAGTGATAATGTATATTATGGCGACGCAGCTCAAAAAAGCACCCTAGAAAAGGTATATATAAAAAATTGTATAGCCGCCATAATCGCTGTAAGTAACGAGCAAAAATCAGAGCTAATAGCAAATTCAATTAAAAATTTAGGTTATGATGTAAATACTGTTATAAGATTTGCTGACACCATCGAAAAGGGATTATATACCGATTTTGGCGATCATTTTTATCTAGTTAAAGAGCGAGAAGCGGTGGCTAAAGAGATTATAAACAAAGCTTTAGAGTGTAAAAATCAAGGATAA
- the gatB gene encoding Asp-tRNA(Asn)/Glu-tRNA(Gln) amidotransferase subunit GatB yields MFEVVIGLEVHCQLNTKTKIFCGCSTSFGEEPNTHVCPTCLALPGALPVLNSQAVKKAISFGKAINATINKKSVFDRKNYFYPDLPKAYQISQFTIPIVENGELIIKVGDKNKRIGITRAHLEEDAGKNSHEGKTSLVDLNRAGTPLLEIVSEPDIRSSDEAVAYLKKLHSILRFLNISDANMQEGSFRCDVNVSIRPKGDEKLYTRVEIKNLNSFKFIQKAIEYEVERQCEAWEDGRYDSEVVQETRLFDTTKLITKSMRSKEDSAEYRYFPDPDLLPVIIPDELMEEASILPELPDEKKARYMSEFGIKESDADVIISSYEMAKYFEDLISGGNSPKLCVTWLSVELLGRLKNGLTIETSPVSSAKLSILLNRIEDGTISQKAAKDVLDEIFISDESVDSVIDRLGLKQVSDDSAILAIIDTVLAANGDKVAEYKSGKDKLFGFFVGQVMKEGKGAFNPAKVNELLKSKL; encoded by the coding sequence ATGTTTGAAGTAGTAATAGGATTAGAAGTTCATTGTCAGTTAAATACAAAAACTAAGATATTTTGCGGTTGTAGCACTAGCTTTGGCGAAGAGCCAAATACTCATGTTTGCCCAACTTGTTTGGCTCTACCGGGGGCTCTACCTGTGCTAAATTCACAAGCGGTTAAAAAAGCTATTAGCTTTGGTAAAGCGATCAATGCGACGATAAATAAAAAGAGCGTTTTTGACCGCAAAAACTACTTCTATCCAGACCTTCCTAAAGCATACCAAATCTCCCAATTTACCATACCGATTGTAGAAAATGGCGAGTTGATTATCAAAGTTGGTGATAAAAATAAAAGAATAGGTATAACTAGAGCTCATTTAGAAGAGGACGCTGGCAAAAATAGCCACGAGGGCAAAACTAGCTTAGTGGATTTAAATCGTGCTGGGACTCCGCTTTTGGAGATTGTGAGCGAGCCTGATATAAGAAGTAGCGATGAAGCAGTAGCATACCTTAAAAAGCTTCATAGTATTTTAAGATTTTTAAATATTAGTGATGCTAATATGCAAGAGGGATCTTTTAGGTGTGATGTCAATGTCAGCATTAGACCAAAGGGCGATGAGAAGCTATATACTAGAGTTGAGATTAAGAATTTAAATTCATTTAAATTTATCCAAAAAGCTATTGAGTATGAGGTTGAGCGTCAATGCGAGGCTTGGGAAGATGGTAGATATGATAGCGAAGTAGTCCAAGAGACAAGGCTATTTGATACTACAAAGCTAATTACAAAATCTATGAGAAGCAAAGAAGATAGCGCTGAGTATCGCTACTTTCCAGATCCAGATTTATTGCCAGTTATTATCCCTGATGAGCTTATGGAAGAAGCTAGTATCTTGCCTGAATTGCCAGATGAGAAAAAAGCTAGATATATGAGTGAATTTGGGATCAAAGAGAGCGACGCTGATGTGATAATTAGTAGCTATGAGATGGCAAAATATTTTGAAGATCTAATATCTGGTGGCAACTCACCTAAATTATGCGTAACTTGGCTAAGTGTTGAGTTATTAGGTAGATTGAAAAATGGTCTTACCATAGAGACTTCGCCAGTTAGCAGCGCTAAACTATCAATACTATTAAACAGAATAGAAGATGGCACAATCTCTCAAAAAGCAGCTAAAGATGTATTGGATGAGATTTTTATAAGCGATGAGAGCGTTGATAGCGTGATTGATCGATTAGGATTAAAGCAAGTAAGCGATGACTCAGCGATTTTAGCTATCATTGATACTGTTTTGGCTGCTAATGGTGATAAGGTAGCAGAGTATAAAAGTGGCAAGGATAAGTTATTTGGATTTTTTGTTGGTCAAGTGATGAAAGAGGGCAAAGGGGCATTCAATCCAGCGAAGGTAAATGAGCTCTTAAAGTCAAAGCTATGA
- a CDS encoding heat shock protein transcriptional repressor HspR, whose translation MQDYEEPVYLISVVAKVLNIHPQTLRQYEREGLVEPSRTGGKMRLYSEKDLDKIKMILRLTRDLGVNLAGVDVILRLKQRLEEYEATIDELRSNIKTQNKSSIVKRTSSFDLIFVNDKK comes from the coding sequence ATGCAAGATTATGAAGAGCCAGTTTATCTAATAAGCGTAGTAGCAAAGGTATTAAATATCCATCCACAAACTCTAAGACAATATGAAAGAGAGGGGCTAGTAGAGCCTAGTAGGACGGGTGGGAAGATGAGATTATATAGTGAAAAAGATCTTGATAAAATCAAGATGATTTTGCGACTAACAAGGGATTTGGGGGTAAATTTAGCCGGTGTAGATGTTATTTTACGGCTTAAGCAAAGACTTGAAGAGTATGAGGCTACAATAGATGAATTAAGGTCAAATATAAAAACACAAAATAAAAGCTCAATAGTCAAAAGAACAAGTAGTTTTGATCTAATATTTGTAAATGATAAAAAGTAA
- a CDS encoding DnaJ C-terminal domain-containing protein has translation MSNSLYETLGVSKTASSDEIKKAYRKLARQYHPDINKDPGTEEKFKEINAAYEILSDETKRKQYDQYGDSMFGGQSFHDFSRENFGGNADINDILNQIFGNFGRSSRSSRGFGGFGSSSFESFDGFGGGFGQNLDIQAKINISFELAVNGGDYEFSVNGEKIKIKIPAGLKNGEKLRARNKGKSAGGHRGDLIISVNIEDDKEYKRDGDDLYKNLDIDLKTALFGGKINVKTFKKEASIKIPANTKNGQKIRLKGYGVKNRKSEIYGDMYLIINVILPSIDELDPELKNMLENRL, from the coding sequence ATGAGTAATAGTTTATATGAGACCTTAGGCGTCTCTAAAACCGCTAGTAGCGATGAAATCAAAAAAGCCTACAGAAAATTAGCTAGACAATATCATCCTGATATCAATAAAGACCCAGGGACTGAAGAGAAATTTAAAGAGATTAATGCCGCTTATGAAATTTTAAGCGATGAAACGAAGCGTAAGCAGTATGATCAATATGGTGATAGTATGTTTGGTGGGCAGAGTTTTCATGATTTTAGTAGAGAAAATTTTGGCGGTAATGCTGATATTAATGATATATTAAATCAAATTTTTGGCAATTTTGGTAGATCTAGTCGCTCTAGCAGGGGATTTGGTGGGTTTGGCTCATCTAGTTTTGAGAGTTTTGATGGATTTGGCGGTGGATTTGGGCAAAATTTAGATATCCAAGCTAAGATTAATATCTCATTTGAACTTGCTGTAAATGGCGGTGATTATGAATTTAGCGTAAATGGCGAAAAGATCAAGATCAAAATCCCAGCTGGATTAAAAAATGGTGAGAAATTACGCGCTAGAAATAAAGGTAAAAGCGCCGGAGGCCACAGAGGCGATCTAATAATCAGTGTCAATATAGAAGATGATAAAGAGTATAAAAGAGATGGGGATGATCTTTATAAAAATTTAGATATTGATCTCAAAACGGCTCTTTTTGGTGGTAAGATTAATGTCAAAACATTTAAAAAAGAGGCCTCTATCAAAATTCCAGCCAATACCAAAAATGGTCAAAAGATTAGATTAAAAGGCTATGGAGTGAAAAATAGAAAGAGTGAAATTTATGGTGATATGTATCTGATTATTAATGTGATTTTACCATCTATAGATGAGCTAGATCCAGAGTTAAAAAATATGTTAGAAAATAGATTATAA